A region from the Mycolicibacterium phlei genome encodes:
- a CDS encoding ferredoxin, producing the protein MSDGLRIRLDRTLCDGFGICAKHAPQYFSLDDWGYASLIGDGTVPEKDRDAVMRALLDCPVHAIIYMGEHRPENAPHPDAAESPEPHPKTDDSEAISEFVR; encoded by the coding sequence ATGAGCGATGGTCTGCGGATCCGGCTGGACCGAACCCTGTGCGACGGTTTCGGCATCTGCGCCAAGCATGCGCCGCAGTACTTCTCCCTGGACGACTGGGGCTACGCCTCGCTGATCGGCGACGGCACCGTGCCCGAGAAGGACCGCGACGCCGTGATGCGGGCGCTGCTGGACTGCCCGGTGCACGCGATCATCTATATGGGCGAGCACCGGCCCGAGAACGCGCCCCACCCGGATGCCGCGGAGTCCCCCGAACCGCATCCGAAAACCGATGACAGCGAGGCGATCTCGGAGTTCGTTCGATGA